Proteins from one Halovivax limisalsi genomic window:
- a CDS encoding CBS domain-containing protein, with protein sequence MPVENLARSEVVTAETSADVTDIASRMDDEGVGSVVITDGDEPTGIVTDRDLAIRVVGEGSDPSELTAEDVMSDDLTTVQESEGFYTAAERMADAGVRRLPVTRDGGDLAGIITADDFTELLADEQAQLSTIIQAQRPEY encoded by the coding sequence ATGCCAGTCGAAAATCTCGCGCGTAGTGAGGTCGTAACGGCCGAGACGAGCGCCGACGTCACGGATATTGCCAGTCGGATGGACGACGAGGGCGTCGGTAGCGTCGTCATCACGGACGGCGACGAACCGACCGGGATCGTCACCGATCGCGACCTGGCGATCCGCGTCGTCGGCGAGGGTTCGGACCCGTCCGAGCTGACGGCCGAGGACGTCATGTCCGACGACCTGACGACGGTCCAGGAGTCCGAGGGGTTCTACACCGCGGCGGAACGGATGGCCGACGCGGGCGTCAGGCGGTTGCCGGTCACCCGAGACGGCGGCGATCTCGCGGGGATCATCACGGCCGACGACTTCACCGAGCTACTCGCCGACGAACAGGCCCAGCTGTCGACGATCATCCAGGCGCAGCGACCCGAATACTGA
- a CDS encoding formate/nitrite transporter family protein yields the protein MNASAAQSTEQRPTRDVLDSLIESGVHEMNRERTGLLLSGLSAGLDIGFGPLLMAVLLTLSTGGFGDLTTELLLASAYSVGFMFVILGRSELFTEHTTLAVIPVLDGQASPRQLARLWGLVYVGNLVGGMFFTVLAVLLMPGLGVVTPAAFEAIALKLVTHELLWLLIAGMFAGWLMGLLAWLITAAQETTSRLLLIWVVTATIGLLHLPHSIAGNVEVLFGLLVSDGITIADYLWFLSLATIGNAVGGAVFVASLKYGHVVRGGK from the coding sequence GTGAACGCCTCAGCCGCGCAATCCACCGAGCAACGGCCGACGCGCGACGTCCTCGATTCGTTGATCGAGAGCGGCGTCCACGAGATGAATCGGGAACGGACGGGACTGTTGCTCTCCGGGTTGTCCGCCGGCCTCGACATCGGGTTCGGGCCGTTGTTGATGGCGGTCCTGCTCACGCTCTCGACCGGCGGGTTCGGCGACCTGACGACGGAACTGCTCCTCGCTAGCGCGTACTCCGTCGGTTTCATGTTCGTCATCCTCGGGCGCTCGGAACTGTTCACCGAACACACGACCCTGGCGGTGATTCCAGTGCTCGACGGACAGGCGTCGCCCCGACAGCTGGCCAGACTCTGGGGACTCGTCTACGTCGGCAATCTCGTCGGCGGCATGTTCTTTACCGTTCTCGCCGTGTTACTCATGCCCGGGCTCGGCGTCGTGACGCCCGCCGCGTTCGAAGCGATCGCGCTCAAACTCGTCACCCACGAGCTACTCTGGCTCCTGATCGCCGGCATGTTCGCCGGATGGCTGATGGGGTTGCTCGCGTGGCTGATCACGGCCGCTCAGGAGACGACGAGTCGACTCCTCCTCATCTGGGTCGTCACGGCGACGATCGGTCTCCTGCACCTGCCTCACTCCATCGCCGGAAACGTCGAAGTGCTGTTCGGCTTGCTCGTCTCGGACGGAATTACGATCGCGGACTATCTCTGGTTCCTCAGCCTGGCGACGATCGGAAACGCCGTCGGCGGCGCCGTCTTCGTCGCCTCGCTCAAGTACGGCCACGTGGTTCGCGGCGGAAAGTAG
- a CDS encoding PAS domain S-box protein — protein MTRLSLDRSTILGRSGLFAIGAIYTLLGTGYAVVPWTEHPQSVDIIMLVLVTGPGILLLAATIRLPQFDVSPTVYPVIARSVLGGIGVMAALVGFVALSGEMGNMIQNLLILTALGSTAGLAAGTYDARARSRTITLERRNEELQETKSELESTLEQLRASEQRYRTLTENFPNGAVTLVDEDLRYRTVGGNPLDVAGVTATEVEGKPVESVVPEPLADQLVPSYEVAFDGESSTFEVELDGRIFQFQVVPVRGDDGDVFTALGMSQDVTEREEAKRKLADSERRHRTLVENFPGGSVGLFDESFEYTAVGGQLVDRLGVDPDDRIGHSIAEIHPDEMVEQLEPHFENALDGEADSFEIEYRGRHLDAQTLPIRNATGEVDAGMLVVQDVTERREYDRKLERYREYTNQILNAIDDVFYVLDADGTLARWNESVREVTGYSDAELGSIQALELFDEDEHETIASAIAEVFETGGSQAEAELLTKGGERIPYEFVASRLEDPDGNPVLAGIGRDITERKARERALEESEAKFRMLAENLDEMVWISDPETRAITYINPSYGEIWGRDRRSLYDDPTAFLESVHPDDRGRVRRAYADVPDEDFDDEYRIRRPDGEVRWLSVRAGLVSTEERDRVIGIAEDITERKERERALEESERRYRTLVEHFPDGAVGLFDENLEYTAVGGQLLEETGVSAADRIGDSVYDIYPDDLVEEIADHFRAALAGEAHSFEVEYHDRYLHAYTLPVRNADDEVFAGMLVVQDVTERREYERKLEASNERLEQFAYAASHDLQEPLRMVSSYLQLIEQRYGDDLDEDGQEFLAFAVDGADRMRDMIDGLLTYSRVDTDAGSFEPIDLEAVVADVRQDLAVKIEETDAEITAEDLPTVYGDGGQLTQVFQNLLSNAMEYSGDEPPHVHVSAERRADEWVISVEDDGVGIDPEAAERVFEVFQRLHTQDEHSGTGIGLALCERIVERHGGDIWVESERGDGATFSFTLPAVDYPDE, from the coding sequence ATGACGCGGCTGTCGCTGGATCGGTCGACGATACTGGGCCGCTCCGGTCTCTTCGCGATCGGCGCGATCTATACCCTACTCGGGACGGGATACGCGGTCGTTCCCTGGACCGAGCACCCCCAATCCGTCGACATCATCATGCTCGTGCTGGTCACCGGACCAGGGATCCTCTTGCTCGCGGCGACCATCCGGCTCCCGCAATTCGACGTCTCTCCGACCGTCTATCCAGTTATCGCCAGATCGGTTCTCGGCGGGATCGGTGTGATGGCCGCGCTGGTCGGGTTCGTCGCACTCAGCGGGGAAATGGGGAATATGATTCAGAACCTCCTCATCCTCACCGCGCTCGGAAGCACCGCGGGGCTCGCAGCCGGGACGTACGACGCCCGGGCGCGATCGCGGACGATCACGCTCGAACGTCGGAACGAGGAACTACAGGAGACCAAGTCGGAACTGGAATCGACGCTCGAGCAGTTACGGGCCTCTGAGCAGCGGTATCGAACGCTGACGGAGAACTTCCCCAACGGCGCGGTCACGCTCGTCGACGAGGATCTCCGCTACCGAACCGTCGGCGGTAATCCCCTCGACGTGGCGGGCGTCACCGCCACGGAAGTCGAAGGGAAGCCGGTCGAGTCAGTCGTGCCGGAGCCCCTGGCCGACCAACTCGTTCCCAGCTACGAAGTCGCGTTCGACGGCGAGTCCAGCACCTTCGAAGTCGAACTCGACGGGCGGATCTTCCAGTTCCAGGTCGTGCCGGTCCGGGGCGACGACGGCGACGTCTTCACGGCGCTCGGGATGTCACAGGACGTCACCGAGCGCGAGGAGGCGAAACGCAAATTAGCCGATTCCGAGCGTCGCCACCGCACCCTCGTCGAGAACTTCCCCGGTGGGTCGGTGGGGCTGTTCGACGAGAGCTTCGAGTACACCGCCGTGGGTGGTCAGCTCGTGGATCGACTGGGCGTCGACCCCGACGACCGCATCGGACACAGCATCGCGGAGATCCACCCCGACGAGATGGTCGAACAGCTCGAACCGCACTTCGAGAACGCACTCGACGGCGAGGCCGATTCCTTCGAGATCGAGTACAGGGGTCGCCATCTAGACGCCCAGACGCTGCCGATACGAAACGCGACCGGCGAGGTCGACGCCGGAATGCTGGTGGTCCAGGACGTCACCGAGCGCCGGGAGTACGATCGGAAGCTCGAACGCTATCGGGAGTACACCAACCAAATCTTAAACGCCATCGACGACGTCTTCTACGTCCTGGACGCGGATGGGACCCTCGCGCGATGGAACGAAAGCGTCCGGGAGGTGACCGGGTACTCGGACGCCGAACTCGGCTCGATCCAGGCCCTCGAGCTGTTCGACGAGGACGAACACGAGACGATCGCGTCGGCCATCGCGGAGGTGTTCGAGACGGGAGGCTCGCAGGCCGAGGCGGAACTGCTCACGAAGGGCGGCGAGCGAATTCCGTACGAGTTCGTCGCCTCACGCCTCGAAGATCCCGACGGTAACCCGGTGCTCGCGGGCATCGGCCGGGACATTACCGAGCGCAAAGCGCGCGAACGAGCCCTCGAGGAGAGCGAGGCGAAGTTCCGGATGCTCGCGGAGAACTTGGACGAAATGGTCTGGATCTCCGACCCGGAGACGCGTGCGATCACGTACATCAATCCATCCTACGGGGAGATCTGGGGTCGCGATCGTCGTTCGCTGTACGACGATCCCACCGCGTTCCTCGAGTCGGTTCACCCTGACGACAGAGGTCGCGTGCGGCGGGCGTACGCTGACGTCCCCGACGAGGACTTCGACGACGAGTATCGGATCCGTCGGCCGGACGGGGAGGTTCGATGGCTCTCGGTCCGAGCCGGCCTCGTTTCGACCGAGGAACGCGACCGCGTCATCGGCATCGCCGAGGATATCACCGAACGCAAGGAACGCGAGCGGGCTCTGGAGGAGTCAGAACGACGCTACCGCACTCTCGTCGAGCACTTCCCCGACGGCGCGGTCGGGCTGTTCGACGAGAACCTCGAGTACACGGCCGTCGGCGGGCAACTCCTCGAGGAAACCGGCGTCTCGGCGGCGGACAGAATCGGCGATAGCGTCTACGACATCTATCCGGACGACCTCGTCGAGGAGATCGCGGATCACTTCCGGGCCGCGCTGGCGGGCGAGGCGCATTCGTTCGAGGTCGAGTACCACGACCGGTACCTCCACGCGTACACCCTCCCGGTCAGGAACGCCGACGACGAGGTCTTCGCCGGGATGCTGGTGGTCCAGGACGTCACCGAGCGCCGGGAGTACGAACGCAAACTCGAAGCGTCCAACGAGCGCTTAGAGCAGTTCGCCTACGCCGCCTCGCACGACCTCCAGGAACCGCTTCGGATGGTCTCCAGTTACCTGCAACTGATCGAGCAGCGCTACGGCGACGACCTCGACGAGGACGGGCAGGAGTTTCTCGCGTTCGCGGTCGACGGCGCCGACCGGATGCGCGACATGATCGACGGGTTGCTCACCTACTCGCGCGTCGATACAGACGCGGGCTCGTTCGAACCGATCGACCTCGAGGCCGTGGTCGCGGACGTCCGCCAGGATCTGGCGGTGAAGATCGAGGAGACCGACGCCGAGATCACCGCCGAGGATCTCCCGACGGTCTACGGCGACGGCGGACAACTCACCCAGGTGTTCCAGAACCTGCTCTCGAACGCGATGGAGTACAGCGGCGACGAACCCCCGCACGTTCACGTTTCGGCCGAACGGCGGGCCGACGAGTGGGTGATCTCGGTCGAAGACGACGGCGTCGGTATCGATCCCGAGGCCGCCGAGCGCGTCTTCGAGGTGTTCCAGCGCCTCCACACGCAGGACGAGCACAGCGGCACCGGCATCGGACTCGCACTCTGCGAGCGGATTGTCGAACGACACGGCGGCGACATCTGGGTCGAATCCGAGCGCGGCGACGGCGCGACGTTCTCGTTCACCCTCCCGGCAGTCGATTACCCGGACGAGTGA
- the gltB gene encoding glutamate synthase large subunit — MTLNGTDDDPTSLGDRTGRASCGVGVVADLGGEGSHEIVADALELLSNLEHRGTTGAEENTGDGAGILVRRPDRFFGDTLDEELPEVYAVGTCFVPKDDARGAFEDLVERVLNAYDLDIRAWRDVPTNNDGLGETAVASEPDVRQCFVTPSADAPDDRDEFDRRLYVARRAIESELEATADAPVDRAYVCSLDRRTVVYKGLLTGTQLASYYPDLSDERFESTIAMVHERFSTNTLGAWHLAHPFRRTLHNGEFNTLRGNENWMRAREPDLASDRIPDLDAVTPVVASETQSDTATFDNVLELLLEGGRDLPHCLRLLIPEAWRADETMSDARRDWYDFHASLVEPWDGPALVAATDGERVGAVLDRNGLRPCRYDVTTDDRVVMASETGALELSPEEIVERGRLEPGELLLVDPDAGEVLSDDELFDGLVDDRYGEWTDAEQVRLDELDTSARQSPASRPSAERTDAGLGPDDLRARQAAYGYTHDELETLLEPMAETGTDPVGSMGDDTPLSVLSSANRPLFAYFRQLFAQVTNPPIDYVREDLVTSLESRLGRQRNLLDESPAHARQLVLDSPILTRAELAAVRETDSDGVSATTVDTTFEVGADEGGQPTDERGDSLGAALDRLQADAVAAVEAGHDVLVLSDVAVGPDRAPIPSLLAVSAVHQHLIEAGVRTRAGLVVESGAPRTVHQVATLIGYGAGAVCPTLAYDTIRDLTAGHDGADAAAAVGAYVEALEDGLSKTMAKMGISTVESYRGAQIFEALGLDDGLVETYFPGTETTIGGIGLADLETDVFARHRAAYDADEAALDRTGEFENRTDGVHHQWNPRTVGALQDAVRSGDYERYREFAELVTDGNEQRGTLRGLLAFESGREPIPLADVEPVADIVERFSTAAMSLGSLSPEAHETNAIAANRLGAKANTGEGGEPPERFGTERECAVKQVASARFGVTATYLAAADELQIKMAQGSKPGEGGHLPGAKVGEEIAAIRKSTPGVGLISPPPQHDIYSIEDLKQLIFDLKAANEGADINVKLVSEAGIGTIAAGVAKANADVVHISGHSGGTGASPRTSIKHAGRPWELGLAEANQLLCETGLRDRIQISVDGGLKTGRDVAVAALLGAEEYVFGTASLVSEGCVMARQCHENTCPVGIATQRGDLRERFPGEPEYVINYLTFVATELREYMAELGFATVEEMVGRVDALTQREGGERAPSAHDAPERSSAEPGADSSAPSASGDSDDADRTGPVDLSAMLAEPAGAVRTKVREQDHELEDHLDRALLEDARSALTDREPVSLSTDITTRDRAVGTMLSNRVASRYGEAGLANGTIAVTCDGTAGQSFGAFLASGISLHLAGVANDYVGKGLSGGIVSVAAPGGVHDDPGEPVAVGNVALYGATDGECYVEGAAGERFAVRNSGATAVVEGVGDHGCEYMTGGVVAVLGEVGRNFAAGMSGGVGYLHDPEGDRSDRINRASVTVESELAARDEALLRRLLENHAAYTGSERARAVLEDWPAALDDFVLVMPEAYREAIEADGRADVRTDLPGRPVSADANANLGRVVSDD, encoded by the coding sequence ATGACACTCAATGGCACCGACGACGATCCGACGTCGCTGGGCGACCGTACCGGTCGGGCGAGCTGCGGCGTCGGCGTCGTCGCCGATCTCGGCGGGGAGGGCTCGCACGAAATCGTCGCCGACGCGCTCGAACTGCTCTCGAACCTCGAACACCGGGGGACGACGGGTGCCGAGGAGAACACGGGCGACGGCGCCGGCATCCTCGTCCGACGACCGGATCGGTTCTTCGGGGATACCCTCGACGAAGAGCTACCAGAGGTGTACGCGGTGGGGACATGCTTCGTACCCAAGGACGACGCCCGCGGCGCGTTCGAGGATCTCGTGGAGCGCGTCCTGAACGCGTACGACCTGGATATCCGCGCCTGGCGAGACGTGCCGACGAACAACGACGGGCTCGGCGAGACGGCGGTGGCGTCGGAGCCGGACGTGCGACAGTGTTTCGTGACGCCGTCCGCGGATGCCCCGGACGATCGCGACGAATTCGACCGACGGCTCTACGTCGCTCGGCGGGCCATCGAATCGGAACTCGAGGCGACGGCCGACGCCCCGGTCGACCGGGCTTACGTTTGCTCGCTGGACCGACGAACGGTGGTGTACAAGGGATTACTCACGGGGACGCAACTGGCGTCGTACTATCCCGATCTCTCCGACGAGCGGTTCGAGTCGACCATCGCGATGGTCCACGAGCGGTTCTCGACGAACACGCTAGGCGCCTGGCACCTCGCCCACCCGTTCCGTCGCACGCTCCACAACGGCGAGTTCAACACGCTCCGGGGGAACGAGAACTGGATGCGCGCACGCGAGCCCGACCTGGCGAGCGATCGAATTCCCGATCTCGACGCGGTCACGCCGGTCGTCGCGAGCGAGACGCAGTCCGACACCGCCACGTTCGACAACGTGCTCGAACTCCTCCTCGAAGGCGGCCGCGACCTTCCCCACTGCCTCCGCCTGTTGATCCCGGAAGCCTGGCGAGCGGACGAGACGATGTCGGACGCGAGGCGCGACTGGTACGACTTTCACGCCTCGCTCGTCGAACCCTGGGACGGCCCGGCGCTGGTCGCTGCGACCGACGGGGAGCGAGTCGGCGCCGTCCTGGATCGGAACGGCCTCCGGCCCTGCCGATACGACGTGACGACCGACGACCGCGTCGTGATGGCCAGCGAGACGGGCGCGCTCGAACTGTCGCCTGAGGAAATCGTGGAACGCGGCCGGCTCGAACCCGGCGAACTGCTCCTCGTCGATCCCGACGCCGGCGAGGTACTGAGCGACGACGAACTCTTCGACGGTCTCGTGGACGATCGCTACGGAGAGTGGACCGACGCCGAACAGGTCCGGCTCGACGAACTCGATACGTCGGCCCGTCAGTCACCGGCGTCTCGTCCGTCGGCGGAACGGACCGACGCGGGGCTCGGTCCCGACGACCTGCGCGCCCGACAAGCTGCGTACGGATACACGCACGACGAACTGGAAACGCTCCTCGAACCGATGGCCGAGACTGGTACCGACCCGGTCGGGTCGATGGGCGACGACACTCCGCTCTCCGTCCTCTCGTCCGCGAACCGACCGCTCTTCGCGTACTTCCGGCAGCTGTTCGCCCAGGTCACGAACCCCCCGATCGATTACGTCCGCGAGGACCTCGTCACCAGCCTCGAGAGCCGGCTGGGTCGCCAGCGAAATCTGCTCGACGAATCGCCGGCTCACGCCCGGCAGCTCGTCCTCGATTCGCCGATTCTCACCCGGGCTGAACTCGCCGCCGTTCGCGAGACCGACTCGGACGGCGTCTCCGCGACGACGGTCGATACGACGTTCGAGGTTGGAGCCGACGAAGGGGGGCAGCCGACCGACGAGCGAGGCGACTCGCTCGGGGCGGCACTCGATCGCCTGCAGGCCGACGCGGTCGCCGCCGTCGAGGCCGGCCACGACGTGCTCGTCCTCTCGGACGTCGCGGTCGGTCCCGACCGAGCGCCGATCCCGAGTCTCCTCGCGGTCAGCGCCGTCCACCAACACCTGATCGAGGCGGGAGTGCGCACCCGCGCCGGACTCGTGGTGGAATCGGGTGCTCCGCGGACCGTCCACCAGGTCGCCACGCTGATCGGGTACGGCGCCGGCGCAGTGTGTCCCACGCTCGCGTACGATACCATCCGGGATCTTACCGCCGGCCACGACGGGGCCGACGCCGCGGCGGCTGTCGGCGCCTACGTCGAGGCCCTGGAGGACGGCCTCTCGAAGACGATGGCGAAGATGGGCATCTCGACCGTCGAAAGCTATCGCGGCGCCCAGATCTTCGAGGCGCTCGGACTCGACGACGGACTCGTCGAGACGTACTTCCCCGGCACCGAGACGACGATCGGCGGCATCGGACTGGCCGACCTCGAAACCGACGTGTTCGCCCGTCACCGCGCGGCCTACGACGCCGACGAGGCGGCGCTCGACCGGACCGGCGAGTTCGAAAACCGGACGGACGGCGTCCACCACCAGTGGAACCCGCGGACGGTCGGCGCGCTCCAGGACGCAGTTCGCTCCGGCGACTACGAACGGTACCGCGAGTTCGCCGAGCTGGTCACCGACGGGAACGAGCAACGCGGGACGCTGCGCGGACTACTCGCGTTCGAGTCCGGTCGCGAGCCGATCCCGCTCGCGGACGTCGAACCCGTCGCCGACATCGTCGAGCGGTTCTCCACGGCCGCGATGTCGCTCGGAAGCCTCTCGCCGGAAGCCCACGAGACGAACGCGATCGCGGCGAACCGCCTCGGCGCGAAGGCCAACACCGGCGAGGGCGGCGAACCGCCCGAACGGTTCGGGACCGAGCGCGAGTGCGCCGTCAAACAGGTCGCGTCCGCGCGCTTCGGCGTCACGGCCACCTACCTCGCCGCGGCGGACGAACTCCAGATCAAGATGGCCCAGGGCTCGAAGCCGGGCGAGGGCGGCCACCTGCCCGGCGCGAAGGTCGGCGAGGAGATCGCCGCGATCCGCAAGTCCACGCCCGGGGTCGGCCTCATCTCGCCGCCGCCCCAGCACGACATCTACTCCATCGAGGACCTGAAACAGCTGATATTCGACCTCAAAGCCGCCAACGAGGGTGCCGATATCAACGTCAAACTCGTCAGCGAGGCCGGCATCGGGACGATCGCCGCCGGCGTCGCGAAAGCCAACGCGGACGTCGTTCACATCTCCGGGCACTCGGGCGGGACGGGCGCGTCGCCGCGCACGTCGATCAAACACGCCGGCAGACCGTGGGAACTCGGCCTCGCCGAGGCCAATCAACTCCTGTGCGAGACAGGCCTCAGGGACCGCATCCAAATCTCGGTCGACGGCGGCCTGAAGACGGGGCGAGACGTCGCCGTCGCGGCGTTGCTCGGCGCCGAGGAGTACGTCTTCGGCACGGCCTCGCTGGTTTCCGAGGGCTGCGTCATGGCGCGACAGTGTCACGAGAACACCTGTCCGGTCGGCATCGCCACGCAGCGGGGCGACCTTCGCGAGCGCTTCCCCGGCGAACCCGAGTATGTCATCAACTACCTGACGTTCGTCGCCACCGAACTGCGCGAGTACATGGCGGAACTGGGCTTCGCGACCGTCGAGGAGATGGTCGGCCGCGTCGACGCGCTCACCCAGCGCGAGGGTGGCGAGCGCGCCCCGTCTGCTCACGATGCGCCCGAGCGATCTTCGGCGGAACCGGGAGCGGACTCATCAGCCCCGTCCGCGTCGGGCGACTCGGACGACGCTGACCGCACTGGCCCCGTGGACCTCTCCGCGATGCTCGCCGAGCCGGCCGGCGCGGTCCGGACGAAGGTTCGCGAGCAAGACCACGAGCTCGAGGACCACCTCGATCGCGCGCTGCTCGAGGATGCCCGATCGGCGCTGACCGACCGCGAACCGGTCTCGCTCTCGACCGATATAACGACGCGGGACCGGGCGGTGGGGACGATGCTCTCGAACCGCGTGGCATCTCGGTACGGCGAGGCGGGACTGGCGAACGGAACGATTGCGGTCACCTGCGACGGCACGGCGGGCCAGAGCTTCGGCGCGTTTCTCGCGAGCGGCATCTCGCTGCACCTCGCCGGCGTCGCGAACGATTACGTCGGCAAGGGACTGTCCGGCGGCATCGTCTCCGTCGCGGCCCCGGGAGGCGTCCACGACGATCCGGGCGAGCCGGTCGCCGTGGGGAACGTCGCCCTCTACGGCGCGACCGACGGCGAGTGTTACGTCGAGGGCGCGGCGGGCGAGCGATTCGCCGTCCGGAATTCGGGGGCGACCGCGGTCGTCGAGGGCGTGGGCGATCACGGCTGCGAGTACATGACCGGCGGCGTCGTCGCCGTCCTCGGCGAAGTCGGCCGGAACTTCGCGGCGGGGATGTCCGGCGGCGTCGGCTACCTCCACGATCCCGAAGGCGATCGGTCCGACCGGATCAACCGAGCGTCCGTCACGGTCGAGTCCGAACTGGCGGCCCGCGACGAGGCACTCCTCCGCCGTCTGCTGGAGAACCACGCCGCATATACGGGATCCGAACGGGCGAGGGCGGTGCTGGAGGACTGGCCGGCCGCACTCGACGATTTCGTCCTCGTCATGCCGGAGGCCTACCGGGAGGCCATCGAAGCCGACGGTCGCGCGGACGTTCGAACGGACCTTCCCGGTCGACCGGTCTCGGCGGACGCGAACGCGAACCTCGGTCGCGTCGTAAGCGACGATTGA
- a CDS encoding DoxX family protein: protein MTNNEVTLPSTIGGLTASGKLHTLSVWFILALRLMMGIAFFQSGFEKVVGGGFSAGGYLTGATVANGSPVADLFVAMGETAWFVSFVNVAVPWGEVLIGLGLLVGALTRLAAFWGAFMMLMFYLGNWDVGHGYINGDFAYMLVFLSVAAFGAGRIFGLDTYVEQYDIDGRPLVERYPWSRYLLG from the coding sequence ATGACGAACAACGAAGTCACGTTACCGAGCACGATCGGCGGCCTCACCGCCAGCGGCAAACTACACACACTCAGCGTCTGGTTCATCCTGGCGCTGCGGTTGATGATGGGGATCGCCTTCTTCCAGAGCGGATTCGAGAAGGTCGTCGGGGGCGGATTCTCCGCCGGGGGATACCTGACCGGTGCGACGGTCGCGAACGGGAGTCCGGTCGCGGACCTGTTCGTCGCGATGGGGGAGACGGCGTGGTTCGTCTCGTTCGTCAACGTCGCCGTCCCCTGGGGCGAGGTGCTCATCGGCCTCGGCCTCCTCGTCGGCGCGCTGACTCGCCTCGCGGCGTTCTGGGGCGCGTTCATGATGCTCATGTTCTATCTCGGCAACTGGGACGTCGGTCACGGCTACATCAACGGCGACTTCGCCTACATGCTCGTCTTCCTTTCCGTCGCAGCCTTCGGTGCGGGTCGCATCTTCGGACTGGACACCTACGTCGAACAGTACGACATCGACGGCCGGCCGCTCGTCGAGCGATATCCGTGGTCGCGGTACCTGCTCGGGTGA